From one Candidatus Dormiibacterota bacterium genomic stretch:
- the rplS gene encoding 50S ribosomal protein L19, with translation MNVIDLLEREQEKPEVPQLRSGDTVRVHVKVVEGTRERIQVFEGVVIAVNGTVGARTSFTVRRISHGVGVERRFLLHSPRLDPRRSRR, from the coding sequence ATGAATGTGATCGACCTGCTCGAGCGAGAGCAGGAGAAGCCCGAGGTGCCGCAGCTGCGCAGCGGCGACACCGTCCGCGTCCACGTGAAGGTGGTCGAGGGGACGCGCGAGCGCATCCAGGTCTTCGAGGGGGTGGTGATCGCCGTCAACGGGACCGTCGGGGCGCGCACCAGCTTCACCGTGCGCCGGATCTCGCACGGCGTCGGGGTGGAGCGGCGGTTCCTGCTCCACTCCCCGCGGCTCGACCCGCGCCGCAGCCGCCGC